Proteins co-encoded in one Coxiella burnetii genomic window:
- the dnaK gene encoding molecular chaperone DnaK, with amino-acid sequence MAEIIGIDLGTTNSCVAVMEGGKVRVIENAEGSRTTPSIVAYTKDGEVLVGASAKRQAVTNADRTLYAIKRLIGRRFDDNVVQKDIKMVPYKIIKADNGDAWVEVKDKEGKSQKLAPPQISAQVLIKMKKTAEDYLGHEVKDAVITVPAYFNDSQRQATKDAGKIAGLNVKRIINEPTAAALAYGMDKKKGDRKIAVYDLGGGTFDISIIEIAEVDGEHQFEVLATNGDTFLGGEDFDLRLIDYLAGEFKKDEGVDLHNDPLALQRLKEAAEKAKIELSSSQQTDVNLPYITADASGPKHLNIRLTRAKLESLVEDLVERTIEPCKVAIKDAGLKVSEIDDVILVGGQTRMPKVQEAVKNFFGKEARKDVNPDEAVAIGAAIQGAVLSGEVKDVLLLDVTPLSLGIETLGGVMTKLIEKNTTIPTKANQVFSTADDNQTAVTVHVLQGEREMASANKSLGRFDLSDIPPAPRGVPQIEVTFDIDANGILHVSAKDKATGKEQSIVIKASSGLSDEEVEKMVKDAEAHRDSDRKFHELVDARNQADAMIHAAEKSVKDLGSEVSADEKSAIEKAVNELKEAMKGNDKDAIEAKTKALTEHSSKLAERVYAKKGGAAGAPPGGEAEGEPQAQAGGKKEDVVDAEFEEVKDEKKKDEDK; translated from the coding sequence ATGGCTGAAATTATTGGTATCGATTTAGGCACCACCAACTCCTGCGTTGCCGTTATGGAGGGTGGTAAGGTGCGTGTGATTGAAAACGCCGAAGGTTCCCGCACGACACCGTCGATTGTGGCTTATACAAAAGATGGGGAAGTATTGGTCGGTGCTTCCGCCAAGCGTCAAGCGGTTACTAATGCGGACAGAACCTTGTACGCCATCAAGCGATTAATTGGGCGTCGTTTCGACGACAATGTGGTTCAAAAAGACATTAAAATGGTGCCTTACAAGATTATCAAAGCGGATAATGGCGACGCGTGGGTAGAAGTCAAAGATAAAGAGGGTAAATCTCAAAAATTGGCGCCACCTCAAATTTCCGCCCAAGTCTTGATAAAAATGAAAAAGACGGCGGAAGATTATCTGGGCCACGAAGTGAAAGACGCCGTCATTACCGTTCCCGCTTATTTCAACGATTCCCAGCGTCAGGCGACCAAGGATGCAGGTAAAATCGCCGGTCTTAATGTTAAACGGATCATCAACGAGCCTACCGCGGCAGCCTTGGCTTACGGGATGGACAAGAAAAAAGGCGATCGTAAAATTGCTGTTTATGACTTAGGTGGCGGTACGTTCGATATTTCCATCATCGAAATTGCGGAAGTGGATGGCGAACACCAATTTGAAGTATTGGCAACGAACGGAGACACCTTCTTAGGCGGTGAAGATTTTGATCTTCGCTTAATTGATTATTTGGCTGGCGAGTTTAAAAAAGACGAAGGGGTGGACTTGCACAACGATCCCCTGGCGTTACAACGATTGAAAGAAGCGGCTGAAAAAGCAAAAATTGAGCTTTCATCGAGCCAGCAAACGGACGTCAACTTGCCTTATATCACGGCAGATGCCTCCGGTCCCAAACACTTAAACATTCGCCTCACGCGCGCAAAATTAGAATCCCTTGTCGAGGATTTAGTGGAGCGCACCATTGAACCCTGCAAAGTGGCCATTAAGGATGCTGGTCTTAAAGTCTCTGAAATCGATGATGTGATTTTAGTGGGCGGACAAACCCGGATGCCAAAGGTCCAAGAAGCGGTGAAAAATTTCTTTGGCAAAGAAGCACGTAAAGATGTAAATCCTGATGAAGCCGTTGCCATCGGCGCTGCTATTCAAGGTGCTGTATTGTCCGGTGAGGTTAAGGACGTGTTGCTGTTGGACGTTACTCCGCTTTCTTTGGGTATTGAGACCTTGGGCGGCGTGATGACGAAGCTCATTGAGAAAAATACCACCATTCCAACTAAAGCAAACCAAGTATTTTCAACTGCGGACGACAATCAAACGGCGGTCACCGTGCATGTATTGCAAGGGGAACGTGAAATGGCTTCCGCCAATAAATCGTTGGGTCGTTTTGACCTTTCCGATATCCCGCCTGCGCCGCGCGGTGTGCCGCAAATCGAAGTTACTTTTGATATCGATGCTAATGGCATTTTGCACGTATCGGCGAAAGATAAAGCCACAGGCAAAGAACAATCCATTGTAATTAAAGCGTCCAGCGGGCTTTCCGATGAGGAAGTGGAAAAAATGGTGAAAGACGCCGAAGCGCACCGTGATTCCGATCGGAAGTTCCATGAATTAGTGGATGCGCGAAACCAAGCGGACGCGATGATTCACGCTGCTGAAAAATCGGTGAAAGACCTCGGTAGTGAGGTATCAGCCGACGAAAAGAGCGCTATTGAGAAAGCGGTGAATGAGTTGAAGGAAGCCATGAAAGGAAATGATAAAGACGCTATTGAAGCTAAAACAAAAGCGCTAACGGAGCATTCCTCAAAACTGGCTGAGCGCGTGTATGCTAAAAAAGGCGGCGCTGCCGGCGCTCCTCCGGGAGGCGAAGCTGAGGGTGAGCCTCAAGCCCAAGCCGGCGGTAAAAAAGAAGACGTCGTCGATGCTGAGTTTGAAGAAGTCAAAGACGAAAAGAAAAAGGACGAAGATAAATAG
- a CDS encoding acetyl-CoA carboxylase biotin carboxyl carrier protein subunit — protein sequence MLKKIYAPLAGTVTDMQVTRYDRIRRSQTLLQLKAGETLTPIVASYDGWVRHVFIKSEQAVTTGQVLFIIDVVDINDFQPDSTEVNPHTELGEAGRRGLERQGQRSFGHPAGPLFDAPEASNGMGHRGSVKPHPHLIGMKEGTPNKMSANAATNKTAIEQTADNATHDPELAKQLSQQLQQRLQIGSALHKSPTLSR from the coding sequence ATGCTAAAGAAAATTTACGCCCCACTGGCTGGTACCGTCACCGATATGCAGGTGACGCGTTACGATCGAATTCGCCGGAGCCAAACACTGCTGCAACTTAAAGCGGGAGAAACACTCACCCCCATTGTGGCCTCTTACGACGGGTGGGTACGCCATGTTTTTATAAAATCCGAGCAAGCGGTGACCACCGGTCAAGTGCTGTTTATTATCGACGTCGTTGATATTAACGATTTTCAACCGGATTCTACGGAAGTTAACCCTCACACGGAATTGGGTGAAGCCGGGCGCCGTGGGCTTGAGCGCCAAGGTCAGCGCTCATTTGGTCATCCTGCAGGACCGTTATTTGATGCTCCAGAAGCCAGCAATGGAATGGGCCATCGAGGCTCAGTGAAACCTCATCCTCACTTGATTGGAATGAAAGAAGGCACACCCAATAAAATGAGCGCCAATGCAGCCACGAATAAAACAGCCATAGAGCAAACGGCAGATAATGCTACTCACGATCCAGAATTAGCTAAACAACTTAGTCAACAATTACAACAGCGATTGCAAATAGGATCTGCATTGCATAAATCACCCACACTTAGTCGATAA
- the ankH gene encoding Dot/Icm T4SS effector AnkH/LegA3 codes for MNLSDTIIIGSVEDLKHQIKQSPEINYLDEYGYTPLIQTIIVDEIEKTKILLTAGADVNQKDITGRTPLHWAVANNKHELIALLVTNGANPNAYTIASEPILAKPILRHDKKLKKLLVKHGAKYTFANDYIHAKLLGHRFELIGSVDILDADGVFTEVDYEGFYLEFSLDLIRDSLLNFSHNFAARPINSWFSYIQTISTALEQAREVLQYDHYLKNPQQQQEATSRLLKNDPLLLPISQEGHAITVVKYKNLLAICDRSLESEPFDCIPIYFINRPSNITVPLIADLLFRKQSIQDIQNTLQKQLSLQAIAQIPLKNQVIGNCSWANVEAIIPSLTLMLQLQSHESPQPPSTAHLIADSLELFHRWRDWDTHRALSAVIQEFESASPARKASIAALLAGVLFQRCSADDPQHIERAKPIIKILKTKGYEYILESYIQFYVYNRSTYVGQNLQRLLHAYELDEVF; via the coding sequence ATGAATTTATCAGACACGATTATCATCGGTTCCGTAGAAGATCTGAAACATCAGATAAAACAATCGCCTGAGATTAATTACCTGGATGAGTATGGTTATACGCCACTTATTCAAACGATCATTGTTGACGAGATTGAAAAAACAAAAATTCTTCTCACCGCCGGCGCAGACGTTAACCAAAAAGATATCACCGGCCGCACTCCGTTACATTGGGCCGTGGCTAATAATAAGCATGAATTAATAGCGCTGTTAGTCACCAATGGCGCTAATCCCAATGCTTATACGATTGCCAGCGAACCTATTTTAGCAAAACCGATTTTACGTCACGATAAAAAACTAAAAAAACTACTGGTTAAACACGGCGCCAAATATACCTTCGCCAATGATTATATCCATGCAAAATTATTAGGTCATCGTTTTGAATTGATTGGAAGTGTGGATATTCTTGATGCGGATGGTGTTTTCACGGAAGTTGATTATGAAGGTTTTTATTTGGAGTTCAGCCTCGATTTAATTCGGGATTCGTTATTAAATTTCTCCCACAATTTCGCCGCCCGTCCCATTAACTCATGGTTTAGCTATATTCAAACAATAAGTACCGCGTTGGAGCAAGCGCGCGAGGTATTACAATACGATCATTACTTAAAAAATCCACAACAGCAACAGGAAGCCACCTCCCGGCTATTAAAAAACGACCCTCTCCTTTTACCTATCAGCCAAGAAGGCCATGCGATAACGGTCGTAAAATATAAAAATCTTTTAGCCATTTGCGATCGCTCTTTAGAATCGGAACCTTTCGATTGCATTCCTATTTATTTTATCAATCGACCGTCAAATATAACGGTACCCTTGATAGCCGATCTTTTGTTTCGTAAACAATCCATCCAAGATATTCAAAACACATTGCAAAAACAATTGTCTTTGCAGGCTATTGCACAGATTCCTTTAAAAAATCAAGTCATTGGCAATTGTTCATGGGCAAACGTAGAAGCCATTATTCCCAGCCTCACTTTGATGTTACAACTGCAATCTCATGAATCGCCGCAGCCGCCCTCTACGGCTCATTTGATTGCTGATAGCTTAGAACTTTTTCATCGCTGGCGGGATTGGGATACACATCGCGCATTATCAGCGGTCATCCAAGAATTTGAATCAGCCTCACCAGCCCGTAAAGCGTCGATTGCGGCTCTGCTAGCCGGTGTCCTTTTCCAACGGTGTTCTGCGGATGATCCACAACATATTGAACGCGCAAAGCCGATTATAAAAATCTTAAAAACAAAAGGATATGAATATATTCTCGAAAGTTATATTCAATTTTATGTTTATAACCGTTCCACGTATGTCGGGCAAAATTTACAACGCTTGTTGCACGCTTACGAGCTGGACGAGGTATTTTAA
- the grpE gene encoding nucleotide exchange factor GrpE — MGGCMSSKNNPESETKAKNKWEKVMEAEEEQEEGRGDGSQEMEPHREGLEFPSREKLEGQLTRMERKVDEYKTQYLRAQAEMDNLRKRIEREKADIIKFGSKQLITDLLPVADSLIHGLESPASEDPQVKSMRDGMSLTLDLLHNTLAKHGVQVINPNPGDPFDPALHEAMSVQAVPDAKPDTIIQVLQKGYQLNGRVLRAARVIVAG; from the coding sequence TTGGGAGGCTGTATGAGTAGCAAAAACAATCCAGAATCTGAAACCAAAGCAAAAAATAAATGGGAAAAAGTGATGGAAGCTGAGGAAGAGCAAGAGGAAGGCAGGGGAGATGGTTCTCAAGAGATGGAGCCTCATCGAGAGGGCCTTGAATTTCCCAGCCGTGAAAAGCTAGAAGGTCAGCTCACTCGCATGGAGCGCAAGGTCGATGAATATAAAACCCAATACCTGCGCGCTCAAGCAGAAATGGATAATTTGCGCAAGCGCATTGAACGAGAAAAAGCGGATATTATTAAATTTGGTTCAAAACAATTAATTACCGACCTCTTACCCGTTGCTGACAGTCTTATTCATGGGCTTGAGAGTCCAGCCTCAGAAGATCCTCAAGTGAAAAGCATGCGCGATGGCATGAGCTTGACGCTTGATTTATTGCATAACACGTTAGCGAAACACGGCGTTCAGGTCATTAACCCAAACCCGGGTGATCCTTTCGATCCTGCCCTTCATGAAGCCATGTCTGTCCAAGCAGTACCTGATGCAAAACCAGATACGATTATTCAAGTACTTCAAAAAGGTTATCAACTCAATGGTCGGGTTCTGCGTGCGGCGAGAGTCATTGTGGCGGGATAA
- a CDS encoding type II toxin-antitoxin system VapC family toxin, whose product MIFDTDILIWVQRGNVKAAGLIEKAEERMISIYSYMEMFQCATAKSQHKIMHAFLREYDFKIQPLSEKIGHRAAIYIEEYALPSGLRAGDAIIAATAVENNWVLATSNNKHFKCIKDLQFNLFKP is encoded by the coding sequence ATGATCTTTGATACGGACATATTGATTTGGGTTCAAAGAGGCAACGTAAAAGCGGCAGGGTTGATTGAAAAAGCAGAAGAGCGAATGATTTCCATCTACTCTTACATGGAAATGTTCCAATGCGCCACCGCTAAATCCCAACACAAAATCATGCATGCTTTTCTTCGCGAATACGATTTTAAAATCCAGCCACTTTCTGAAAAGATAGGACACCGGGCAGCTATTTATATCGAAGAGTATGCTTTACCCAGCGGTTTGCGTGCCGGTGATGCAATTATTGCCGCTACAGCCGTTGAGAATAATTGGGTATTAGCCACCAGTAATAACAAGCACTTTAAATGCATCAAAGACTTGCAATTCAATTTGTTTAAGCCTTAA
- a CDS encoding type II toxin-antitoxin system Phd/YefM family antitoxin: MLRILAGSIGIGIFSSIMYNYIYTYLEANMKASILDLRYNMKSVLKALERNEEIEILYHGKVKGTILPYRKPSSKKKITEHPFFGMLANEEKSVTEQMDTLRGGRYNDL, encoded by the coding sequence GTGCTAAGAATTCTAGCGGGATCGATTGGGATTGGAATATTCTCTTCAATTATGTATAATTACATATATACATATTTAGAGGCGAACATGAAAGCATCTATTTTAGATTTACGTTATAACATGAAATCTGTACTAAAAGCACTGGAGCGAAATGAGGAAATTGAAATCCTCTATCATGGTAAAGTGAAAGGGACAATTCTTCCTTATCGAAAGCCCAGCAGCAAAAAGAAGATCACTGAGCACCCCTTTTTTGGCATGCTTGCTAATGAAGAGAAAAGTGTCACTGAGCAGATGGATACATTACGCGGTGGTCGTTACAATGATCTTTGA